The proteins below come from a single Cannabis sativa cultivar Pink pepper isolate KNU-18-1 chromosome 3, ASM2916894v1, whole genome shotgun sequence genomic window:
- the LOC115709609 gene encoding cytochrome P450 CYP73A100, which yields MASNSNSKPIIFTLLLVVPIITTLVTTNNTKLPILVSIPIIFFALQKFFARHSSKNLPPGPISLPIVGNWLQVGNDLNHRFLTSLSQKYGSVFLLKLGSKNLTVVSDPELANQVLHAQGVEFGSRPRNVVFDIFTGNGQDMVFTVYGDHWRKMRRIMTLPFFTNKVVHFYSAMWEREMDLVVDDLRSDMKVRSEGIVIRRRLQLMLYNIMYGMMFDTKFESLDDPLFIEATKFNSERSRLAQSFEYNYGDFIPLLRPFLRGYLNKCKDLQSRRLAFFNNYYVSKRREIMAANGDKHKITCAIDHILDAEKKGEISKENVLYIVENINVAAIETTLWSMEWAIAELVNNPTVQTKVREEIRAVLKGENVTESNLNQLPYLQATVKETLRLHTPIPLLVPHMNLEEAKLGGFTIPRESKVVVNAWWLANNPEWWKNPEEFRPERFLEEEGSIEAVAAGKVDFRFLPFGVGRRSCPGIILALPILASVIAKLVSSFEMKAPKGMEKVDVSEKGGQFSLHIANHSIVVFNPIMT from the exons ATGGCTTCTAATTCCAACTCCAAACCAATCATTTTCactcttcttcttgttgttcCTATCATAACAACACTTGTCACAACCAACAACACTAAATTGCCCATCTTAGTATCCATTCCTATAATCTTCTTTGCCTTGCAAAAATTCTTTGCAAGACACTCCTCGAAAAACCTCCCTCCTGGTCCAATTTCCCTACCAATAGTAGGAAACTGGCTCCAGGTGGGAAATGATCTAAATCATCGTTTTCTCACATCACTTTCTCAAAAGTACGGTTCTGTTTTCCTACTCAAACTCGGTTCTAAGAACTTAACTGTTGTCTCTGACCCTGAACTCGCCAACCAAGTCTTGCATGCTCAGGGTGTCGAGTTTGGTTCTCGCCCTAGAAATGTTGTCTTTGACATATTCACCGGGAATGGACAAGACATGGTTTTCACTGTCTACGGTGATCATTGGCGCAAGATGCGCAGAATCATGACTCTCCCGTTTTTCACTAACAAAGTTGTCCACTTTTATAGTGCTATGTGGGAGAGGGAAATGGACCTTGTTGTGGATGATCTTAGAAGTGATATGAAGGTGAGAAGTGAAGGAATTGTGATTAGAAGGAGACTGCAGCTCATGTTGTACAATATCATGTATGGAATGATGTTTGACACTAAATTTGAGTCACTTGATGACCCTTTGTTCATTGAAGCTACTAAGTTTAACTCTGAAAGAAGTAGATTGGCTCAGAGTTTTGAGTATAACTATGGTGATTTCATTCCTTTGTTGAGACCTTTCTTGAGAGGTTACTTGAATAAATGCAAGGACTTGCAGAGTAGAAGGCTAGCCTTTTTCAACAACTACTATGTCAGCAAAAGAAG GGAGATTATGGCTGCAAATGGAGACAAGCACAAGATAACTTGTGCTATAGACCACATATTAGATGCTGAGAAGAAAGGAGAAATCAGCAAAGAGAATGTACTTTACATAGTTGAAAACATCAATGTTGCAGCCATAGAAACCACCTTATGGTCCATGGAATGGGCAATAGCCGAGTTAGTCAACAATCCAACGGTTCAAACCAAAGTTCGCGAAGAGATCAGAGCGGTTCTTAAAGGCGAAAATGTAACAGAATCAAACCTGAATCAGTTACCATATCTACAAGCAACTGTTAAGGAAACTTTGAGGCTACACACACCAATACCTCTTTTGGTACCACATATGAATCTTGAAGAGGCAAAGCTAGGAGGCTTCACAATTCCAAGAGAGTCTAAGGTTGTTGTCAATGCTTGGTGGCTTGCCAACAACCCCGAATGGTGGAAGAACCCCGAGGAGTTTAGACCAGAGCGGTTCTTGGAAGAGGAAGGTAGCATTGAGGCTGTGGCAGCAGGGAAAGTTGATTTTCGATTCTTGCCTTTCGGTGTTGGGAGGAGAAGTTGCCCTGGAATTATACTTGCTTTGCCTATATTGGCTTCTGTTATTGCTAAGTTGGTTTCAAGCTTTGAAATGAAAGCTCCTAAGGGAATGGAAAAGGTTGATGTGAGTGAGAAAGGAGGACAGTTTAGTTTGCATATTGCTAATCATTCTATTGTTGTGTTCAATCCAATCATGACATGA